From the Halorhodospira halophila genome, one window contains:
- a CDS encoding sulfite exporter TauE/SafE family protein, with protein MLELLIYLGAGCLAGATAGLFGVGGGIVVVPVLLLVFPVLGVAPAVATHLAIGTSLATVVVTSLGSARGHYRLGAVDMPLLLRLGAGMVAGAVLGTGLAGYLDGVALQRLFGTFLLLVSLYMLSGWQPPRRGGGGGDGVLAGVGGGIGTLSAMVGVSGGTVTVPYLVWRGLAMHRAVGTSSATALPLGLTGALGYLVVGWGEPQLPPGATGYIYWPAFAGIVTASLLASSLAARLAHRVPARRLRRLFAILLLFVALRLLLS; from the coding sequence GTGCTCGAATTGCTGATCTACCTCGGTGCCGGCTGCCTGGCCGGTGCGACCGCCGGGCTGTTCGGGGTCGGCGGCGGGATCGTGGTGGTCCCCGTCCTGCTGCTGGTCTTCCCGGTACTCGGGGTCGCCCCGGCGGTCGCCACCCACCTGGCCATCGGCACCTCGCTGGCTACGGTGGTGGTCACCTCGCTGGGCTCGGCACGCGGCCACTACCGGCTGGGGGCCGTGGACATGCCGCTGTTGCTGCGCCTGGGGGCCGGCATGGTTGCCGGGGCGGTGCTGGGCACGGGGCTGGCTGGCTACCTGGACGGTGTCGCACTGCAGCGACTGTTCGGAACCTTCCTACTGCTGGTCTCGCTCTACATGCTCTCCGGCTGGCAGCCACCGCGGCGCGGTGGTGGCGGGGGGGACGGCGTGCTCGCCGGAGTCGGGGGCGGCATCGGCACCCTGTCGGCCATGGTCGGGGTCAGCGGCGGCACGGTGACCGTCCCGTATCTGGTCTGGCGCGGCCTGGCCATGCACCGGGCGGTGGGCACCTCATCGGCCACCGCGCTCCCGCTGGGGCTGACCGGGGCCCTGGGCTACCTGGTCGTCGGCTGGGGTGAGCCGCAGCTACCCCCGGGAGCCACCGGCTACATCTACTGGCCGGCATTCGCCGGGATCGTCACGGCCAGCCTGCTCGCCTCGTCTCTGGCGGCGCGGCTGGCCCACCGGGTCCCCGCAAGGCGGCTGCGGCGACTGTTCGCGATCCTGCTGCTGTTCGTGGCCCTGCGCCTGCTGCTCAGCTGA
- a CDS encoding YfaZ family outer membrane protein — MIKRIAAVAALALWATAPMARELDINLHDDAAEVGFYFPPTEEMYVEDADLGGSLFFNDDGDVALSGIVHVTGPPAEGFSPLQFGAGAKGYIIYADEPERTVGALALGGSARLSIPAQVPQALVIRGHVAPNITAFGRAKRVFEGNIRYKLDFTPRASAYLGFRYLRLHMSSASNQTLDNNLHLGVRVRF; from the coding sequence ATGATCAAGCGGATCGCGGCGGTGGCGGCCCTGGCACTTTGGGCGACAGCCCCGATGGCGCGGGAGCTGGACATCAATCTTCACGACGACGCCGCGGAGGTCGGGTTCTACTTCCCGCCCACCGAGGAGATGTACGTCGAGGATGCCGATCTGGGCGGCAGCCTGTTCTTCAACGACGACGGGGATGTCGCCCTCAGCGGCATCGTCCACGTCACCGGGCCGCCGGCCGAGGGGTTCAGCCCGCTTCAGTTCGGGGCCGGGGCCAAGGGTTACATCATCTACGCCGACGAGCCCGAACGCACCGTCGGCGCCTTGGCTCTGGGCGGTTCCGCGCGATTGAGCATACCGGCCCAAGTGCCCCAGGCGCTGGTCATCCGCGGCCATGTGGCGCCGAACATCACCGCCTTTGGCCGCGCCAAGCGGGTCTTCGAGGGGAATATACGTTACAAGCTGGACTTCACCCCTCGGGCCAGCGCCTATCTGGGTTTCCGCTACCTTCGCCTGCACATGTCGAGCGCCAGCAACCAGACCCTGGACAACAACCTCCACCTCGGCGTGCGGGTTCGGTTCTAG